In Gemmatimonadota bacterium, a single genomic region encodes these proteins:
- a CDS encoding ATP-grasp domain-containing protein produces the protein MPRVLLLFARTSYRAEAFLEAARRLGVDVTVGSNHRQALADLTPGSTLTLGVRDVPRSSAIIVRFAADYPLAAIVAAEDDFTPLAAAASEALGLTHHPPDAVRHARNKALMRRRLSAAGFSSPWFHTAPLQDDPVAVVSRIDFPCVLKPFALSASRGVIRADTPEQFVRAWHRIRAILESSDVVAKSGHLAAEILIEAYLPGREVAVEGIVTRGELLTLAMLDKPDPLEGPFFEETILLTPSRVPDRVQEDIVSFVRRCTAELGLDDGPIHAELRVDGDRISLLEIAPRSIGGRCSAILKFDPDATLEQLILRHSLGMPLDGFVREPGAAGVMMLPIPAAGVLREVRGLEAALEVPDIEGLEITIPLSHTVLPLPEGNRYLGFLFARAETPDQVERALRAAHTRIEVRIESA, from the coding sequence TTGCCAAGGGTCCTTCTCCTCTTCGCCCGGACCTCCTATCGAGCCGAGGCGTTCCTCGAGGCGGCCCGCCGCCTGGGCGTGGACGTGACGGTAGGTTCCAATCACCGGCAGGCGCTGGCCGATCTCACTCCAGGCAGCACGCTCACGCTCGGGGTAAGGGACGTCCCCCGATCTTCGGCGATCATCGTGCGGTTCGCCGCCGACTATCCCCTGGCGGCGATCGTGGCGGCGGAGGACGACTTCACGCCGTTGGCGGCGGCGGCGTCCGAGGCTCTCGGACTGACGCACCATCCACCCGACGCGGTCCGGCACGCCCGAAACAAGGCTCTCATGAGGAGGCGACTCTCGGCGGCTGGATTCTCATCACCCTGGTTCCACACCGCTCCATTACAGGACGATCCGGTCGCTGTCGTGTCCAGAATCGACTTTCCCTGTGTTCTCAAGCCGTTCGCGCTCTCGGCCAGCCGCGGCGTGATTCGGGCCGATACGCCCGAGCAGTTCGTCCGCGCCTGGCACCGCATTCGTGCGATCCTCGAGAGCAGCGATGTCGTTGCGAAAAGCGGGCACCTAGCAGCGGAAATCCTGATCGAAGCCTACCTACCGGGGCGTGAGGTGGCCGTTGAAGGGATCGTGACGCGAGGCGAGCTCCTCACGCTGGCCATGTTGGACAAGCCGGACCCCCTGGAGGGGCCGTTCTTCGAGGAGACCATCCTCCTGACTCCTTCACGTGTCCCGGATCGGGTCCAGGAGGACATTGTGTCGTTCGTCCGCCGGTGCACCGCTGAGCTGGGCCTCGATGACGGCCCCATCCACGCCGAGTTGCGCGTGGACGGCGACCGGATCTCACTGCTCGAAATCGCCCCGCGTTCTATCGGAGGTCGTTGCTCGGCGATCCTCAAGTTCGACCCCGACGCGACCCTCGAGCAGCTCATCCTGCGGCATTCCCTCGGCATGCCGCTCGACGGCTTCGTTCGAGAGCCCGGCGCTGCCGGAGTCATGATGCTGCCGATCCCCGCGGCCGGGGTCCTGCGCGAGGTTCGCGGGCTGGAGGCCGCGCTCGAGGTGCCGGACATCGAAGGACTCGAGATCACGATCCCGCTGAGCCATACCGTCCTTCCCCTGCCCGAGGGCAATCGCTACCTGGGGTTCCTCTTCGCCAGGGCGGAGACTCCCGATCAGGTAGAGCGCGCGCTCCGGGCCGCGCACACTCGAATCGAGGTGCGAATCGAAAGCGCGTGA
- a CDS encoding scramblase, producing the protein MKRLESVGKLAVSQKKEWGEILSGFEGRNKYVVSDERGNELFYAVEEPGSVLARLFLKAYRPFAIDVLDRGGKTLLRIERPFRFYFHSASIFDGSGKLVGRVERQFSVLRRLYSVLSNDGNKVFDLFGPLLHPWTFKILEGGRERGMIQKKWTGLLKESFTDADNFGVTFPSDWPVERKTLALGAVFLIDFVHFENKGNR; encoded by the coding sequence ATGAAGAGGCTGGAATCGGTAGGTAAGCTCGCGGTAAGCCAAAAGAAGGAGTGGGGAGAAATCCTGAGCGGTTTCGAAGGCCGCAACAAGTACGTGGTCTCCGACGAGCGCGGGAACGAATTGTTCTACGCTGTCGAGGAACCAGGATCGGTCCTCGCCCGCCTCTTTCTCAAAGCGTACAGGCCCTTTGCCATCGATGTCCTGGATCGAGGTGGTAAGACCTTGCTCCGCATCGAGCGTCCCTTCCGATTCTACTTCCACAGTGCGTCGATCTTCGACGGCTCCGGCAAGCTGGTTGGAAGGGTGGAAAGGCAGTTTTCGGTTCTTCGGCGGCTCTACTCGGTGCTCTCCAACGATGGCAACAAAGTCTTTGATCTATTCGGTCCCCTCCTTCACCCGTGGACATTCAAGATCCTCGAAGGGGGCAGGGAGCGAGGGATGATTCAGAAGAAATGGACCGGGTTGCTGAAGGAATCCTTTACCGACGCGGACAACTTCGGCGTGACGTTTCCGTCCGATTGGCCCGTCGAGCGGAAGACGCTTGCGCTCGGCGCGGTCTTCCTGATCGACTTTGTTCACTTCGAGAACAAAGGCAATCGATAG
- a CDS encoding NifU family protein yields the protein MSDTTRSPIQFTDLARDAVLRFADTGSDSGPAVRVQVASPSPLDPRYEITLIDHDEKCEEDLVFDEQGFDVVVDPESAKLLDGARIDWIESPMESGFKVDNPNLVPIGSKPLEGPLADRVQQVIDQYVNPGVAQHGGRVTLVEVRDDIVYLQMGGGCQGCGMASVTLSQGIERILKEQVPEIVGIEDVTNHAAGDNPYFTAEK from the coding sequence ATGAGCGACACAACGAGGTCACCCATCCAGTTTACGGACCTCGCGAGAGACGCGGTCCTCCGATTCGCTGACACGGGCAGCGACAGCGGGCCCGCGGTCCGCGTCCAGGTCGCGAGTCCGAGTCCACTCGATCCCCGTTACGAGATCACGCTGATCGACCACGATGAGAAGTGCGAAGAAGATCTCGTGTTCGACGAGCAAGGCTTCGATGTCGTGGTGGACCCCGAAAGCGCGAAGCTCCTCGATGGCGCCCGCATCGATTGGATCGAAAGCCCGATGGAGAGCGGGTTCAAGGTGGACAACCCGAATCTGGTGCCGATCGGCTCGAAGCCGTTGGAGGGCCCTCTCGCCGACCGGGTTCAGCAGGTGATCGATCAATACGTGAACCCTGGCGTGGCTCAGCACGGCGGGCGCGTTACGCTGGTCGAAGTGAGGGACGACATCGTCTACCTCCAGATGGGCGGCGGCTGCCAGGGCTGCGGAATGGCGTCGGTAACGCTCAGCCAGGGGATCGAGCGAATTCTGAAGGAACAGGTGCCAGAAATCGTGGGCATCGAAGACGTAACCAACCACGCGGCTGGCGATAACCCCTACTTCACTGCCGAGAAGTAG
- a CDS encoding ABC transporter permease: protein MDQLLQDIRFAFRSLIKSPMLAVASVASLALGIGSSSAVFSAIDTFMFRPLEFEDSDDLVLVSSTNEARASTSSSSPGDFRDWRAAARTVELAAYTGAGLNLTTADGATRLDGLAVSWNFFDILRESPQLGRSFGPDEERIGAPRVAILANEVWQQTYGGDPTVVGRVLSLDGEPTEIVGIMPEDFQFGQRQDIWIPLRFSGEERRGDRSLEVLGRIASASSLEGVRAELSGIAARLADEFPDSNAEVGVEVRTVQDVWFDEGFREGTLIGGAAVFFVLLIACANVANLLLARGADREREIALRAAIGAGRGRLIRQLLTESLILALIGGTVGLGIAYIGMEGIRGIFPPDVPGVNRLALDARMLAFTGGITALAGVLFGLAPALQTSMTNLRDSLGAGGRSGTSRRGGRIRNGLVMAEIALSVVLLISAVLLVKAFAQIRANELGFDLDEVATMQLSLSEAKYPEPEDLRAFNQTVLERLAGVPGVELVAAANLRPMQGNTAATYTVSGDDPPEPGREPVVNVRYVSPDYFGVMGIELSRGRALADADQHDTAPVIVVNETFANRHWEGRSPLGERVHIWETDSEIVGVVPDTRDLGPDSPPGVMVYAPLAQRTWRNPILMVRSDRDIATIAASVRETVRGIDPEQAVYDFRTLRDVLDERLSGNVAMAKVLAVLALIAFVLSAVGVYGVMAYSVARRTQEMGIRQSLGADRRNVRALVVRQGLTMAGIGIVAGLIISSAATRLLAFFLFGVSPFDLVAFGGVPLALLLTALAASWLPAIRATRVDPVVALRNE, encoded by the coding sequence ATGGATCAGTTGCTCCAAGACATCCGCTTCGCGTTTCGCTCGCTGATCAAGAGCCCCATGTTGGCGGTAGCGTCGGTGGCGTCGCTTGCGCTTGGGATCGGCTCCAGCTCGGCGGTCTTCAGCGCCATCGACACCTTCATGTTCAGGCCTCTCGAGTTCGAGGACTCGGACGACCTGGTCCTGGTGTCGTCGACGAATGAGGCACGCGCGTCGACGTCGAGCAGCTCTCCCGGTGACTTTCGGGATTGGCGCGCCGCCGCACGGACGGTCGAGCTCGCGGCGTACACCGGCGCCGGCCTGAACCTCACGACGGCCGATGGCGCCACCCGCCTCGACGGGCTGGCCGTCTCTTGGAATTTCTTCGACATCCTGCGTGAGAGCCCGCAACTGGGCCGAAGCTTCGGTCCGGACGAAGAGCGCATCGGAGCGCCGCGCGTCGCCATTCTGGCCAACGAGGTCTGGCAGCAGACGTACGGCGGCGATCCGACTGTCGTGGGTCGCGTGCTCTCCCTCGACGGAGAGCCTACCGAGATCGTCGGGATCATGCCCGAGGACTTCCAGTTCGGTCAGCGACAGGACATCTGGATCCCGCTCCGCTTCAGCGGCGAGGAGCGGCGGGGGGACCGCTCCCTCGAGGTCCTGGGCAGGATCGCATCCGCGTCGTCGCTGGAAGGGGTAAGGGCGGAGCTCTCGGGGATCGCCGCCAGACTCGCTGACGAGTTCCCCGATTCGAATGCGGAGGTCGGGGTCGAGGTGCGGACCGTTCAGGACGTGTGGTTCGACGAGGGCTTCCGCGAGGGGACGCTGATCGGGGGTGCCGCGGTCTTCTTCGTTTTGCTCATCGCGTGCGCCAACGTCGCGAACCTGCTCCTGGCGAGGGGCGCCGACCGCGAGCGCGAGATCGCGCTGCGAGCGGCGATCGGGGCTGGTCGGGGTCGCCTCATCCGCCAGCTCCTGACGGAGAGCCTGATCTTGGCACTGATCGGCGGCACCGTGGGGCTGGGGATCGCTTATATCGGGATGGAGGGCATTCGCGGGATCTTCCCGCCCGACGTTCCTGGTGTGAACCGGCTGGCGCTCGACGCGCGCATGCTCGCGTTCACTGGTGGCATAACCGCGCTGGCAGGCGTGCTCTTCGGATTGGCTCCGGCCCTGCAGACGAGCATGACCAACCTCCGTGACTCGCTCGGGGCGGGCGGCCGGTCGGGCACGAGTCGACGGGGGGGACGCATTCGGAACGGGCTGGTCATGGCCGAGATCGCCCTCTCGGTCGTCCTGCTCATCTCGGCGGTCCTTCTCGTGAAGGCGTTCGCGCAGATTCGGGCGAACGAGCTCGGCTTCGACCTGGACGAGGTCGCCACGATGCAGCTGTCGCTTTCGGAGGCGAAGTATCCGGAGCCCGAGGACCTCAGGGCCTTCAACCAGACCGTGCTGGAGCGCCTCGCTGGCGTGCCCGGCGTGGAGCTCGTCGCCGCAGCGAACCTACGACCGATGCAGGGCAACACGGCCGCCACCTACACGGTGTCGGGAGACGACCCGCCGGAGCCGGGACGCGAGCCGGTTGTGAACGTGCGGTACGTTTCACCGGACTACTTCGGCGTCATGGGGATCGAGCTCTCGAGGGGGCGAGCTCTCGCCGATGCTGATCAGCACGACACCGCCCCCGTCATCGTTGTGAACGAGACGTTCGCAAACCGGCACTGGGAAGGTCGTTCGCCGCTCGGGGAGCGCGTCCACATCTGGGAGACGGACTCTGAGATCGTGGGAGTCGTACCGGACACTCGAGACTTGGGCCCGGACAGCCCACCGGGCGTGATGGTCTACGCCCCCCTGGCTCAGCGGACATGGCGGAATCCGATCCTGATGGTGAGATCTGATCGGGACATCGCTACGATTGCGGCATCGGTTCGCGAGACCGTCCGCGGCATCGATCCCGAGCAAGCCGTCTACGACTTCAGGACGCTGCGCGACGTGCTCGACGAGAGGCTCTCCGGGAACGTTGCAATGGCGAAGGTATTGGCCGTTTTAGCGCTCATCGCGTTCGTGCTCTCGGCGGTGGGCGTGTACGGGGTCATGGCGTACTCGGTCGCCCGCCGGACGCAGGAGATGGGGATTCGGCAGAGCCTGGGAGCCGACCGCCGCAATGTGCGTGCGCTGGTCGTGCGACAAGGCCTCACCATGGCCGGGATCGGCATCGTCGCTGGCTTGATCATCTCGTCGGCGGCCACGCGACTCCTCGCTTTCTTTCTCTTCGGCGTCTCCCCGTTCGATCTGGTGGCGTTCGGAGGCGTGCCGCTTGCGCTCCTGCTCACCGCTCTCGCGGCGAGTTGGCTCCCCGCGATCCGAGCGACCCGAGTGGACCCGGTCGTTGCGCTACGGAACGAGTAG
- a CDS encoding CDGSH iron-sulfur domain-containing protein: MTRKIRSYEADELVVEYDVKRCIHAEECIHGLPDVFDAGRRPWIDPSKAATADLIHTIESCPTGALHYRQTDGRAEQPSPTNTVRVEADGPLYVTGRLRIALPDGETIDETRAALCRCGHSKDKPFCDNSHLEAGFTDAGTIGDNGLKPPEGGEAEALEISPVPNGPILVRGPIEIRSPAGASADGASGALCRCGGSANKPFCDGTHSSIGFKAD; this comes from the coding sequence GTGACTCGAAAAATCCGCTCGTACGAAGCCGACGAGTTGGTCGTCGAGTACGACGTCAAGCGCTGCATCCATGCAGAGGAGTGCATACATGGTCTGCCGGACGTGTTCGACGCCGGACGTCGGCCCTGGATCGACCCCAGCAAGGCGGCCACGGCAGATCTCATCCACACGATCGAGAGCTGTCCGACTGGCGCGCTGCACTACCGCCAGACGGATGGCAGAGCGGAGCAGCCGTCACCAACCAATACAGTGCGCGTCGAGGCCGACGGGCCACTCTACGTCACGGGCCGCCTACGAATCGCCCTCCCCGACGGCGAGACGATCGACGAGACCAGGGCGGCGCTCTGTCGCTGTGGCCACTCGAAAGACAAGCCGTTCTGCGACAACTCGCACCTCGAGGCGGGATTCACCGACGCCGGTACGATCGGGGACAACGGTCTGAAGCCGCCGGAGGGCGGCGAGGCGGAAGCCTTGGAAATTTCACCCGTTCCGAATGGACCGATCCTGGTCCGAGGTCCCATTGAGATCCGAAGCCCCGCGGGGGCGAGCGCGGACGGCGCTTCCGGTGCACTTTGTCGGTGCGGGGGGTCGGCCAACAAGCCCTTCTGTGACGGGACCCACAGCTCGATCGGATTCAAGGCGGATTGA